The following is a genomic window from Ktedonobacterales bacterium.
CAACAAGCCCTTGCAGGGAGGGCCGACGTATGCGTCGTTTGAGCAGGGGCCGAACAGGTGCGCCAGGAAATGGGGAAACTTCAGAAACCTTTGGTCCGCCTGCCCCTGTTGGCAGCCCTGGTTGTGACGGACGGGGCGGTTCTATTGCTAACCGCTGGAGTTCTTGCTTCACCGCCTCTATGCTTGCAGGTCGCTTTGTCCTGTCTGTTTCCACCATCTGGGAAATGAGCGCCTCCAGCCCGGCTGGGTAAGCCAGTCGCAGCGGAGCGAAGACAAAGGGATTTTGGGAGGGGTCGGTCCCACTGAGGAGTTGGTGAAGCGTCGCGCCCAGGCTATAGATGTCTGCCTGGGGCGTCGTTTGCACTTTACCGTATTGCTCTGGAGCCGCATAACCAGAAGAGCCAAACGGAGCAGTGTCTTTGGTCTGGCCTGGCTTAAAGAAGCGCGCGATTCCAAAATCAATCAAATAGAGACGCCCATCAGGCATCAGCATAATATTGGAAGGCTTCAGGTCTCGAAAGACGATGGGAGGTTGACGAGTATGCAGGTAGCCCAGCACGCCTGCCAATTGGATGCCCAATTGGATGACCTCCGGCGTCGGCAAACGCCCGCCAGGAATCTGGGCGAGATGCGCCTCCAGTGTTTCTCCCTCAATGAAGTCCATGACCAGATACCAGTGATCTCCCTCGGAGAACTGTTCATAGATACGGGGGAGGTTGGGATGGGTCAGTTGGGCCAGTAAAAGGGCCTCGCGCTGGAAGCTTTCGGTGAGTTCTACTATATCCTCTGGGCTAAGTCCGCGTGAACTCATCTCCTTGACCGCCACGAGGCGATTGCCCAGATGTGTATCAGCGGCACGATAGACTGCGCCCATGCCGCCCTGGCCTACCTGGCTTAGTAAGCGGTAACGGCCTCGAAGCAGATGCAGATTCGGGATGGGGGCAGTAATGGCGCCGCTGATAGATTGTCCAGGAGGGTTCCCTGGCGCCGAATCAGCCGTGCCGAGTGTGTTTCCACAGGCAAAGCATGCTGTCGCATCCGGCGCATTGGCCGCGCCGCAGATAGCGCAGTAGAAAGGCGAAGACTGCACTGGCTCCCTCCTCTACTCCCCGCCACCTTACCGGGCATGTTACTCCTCGGTTGGGGCGGTTGCGCTTGCATCAGTGACTGGCCTGCTGCGCCAGGAATATGTCCATCTGCATCAGAGTATTCACTGTTGAGATAAAAATATTGTAGACGAGCAGGATGCAAGCGTCAAGTGCTGGAAGTCAGACAGGGTTATCCGCCCCTTCTGGTCGCGCCACCTGTGCAAGAGCGAGCCGGACTACTACGTCATCACATTGCGTCCGATGGCTGCGGCGACCGCATGCACTGTAGGCATCAGTTGACTGAACTGTTCGATAGTCTGCGATTGCGCGCCGTCTTTGAGTGCCTCGTCGGGATTAGGATGAACTTCAATCAGCAATCCATCCGCGCCAGCCGCGATTGAGGCCAGCGAGAGCGGAGCTACCAGATCGCGCCGCCCGGTACCCTGGCTGGGATCAGCGATAATTGGCAGATGGGAGAGGCGCTTGATCATCGGAATCGCGCTAATATCCATAGTATTGCGTGTCATCTTCTCAAACG
Proteins encoded in this region:
- a CDS encoding protein kinase, translating into MQSSPFYCAICGAANAPDATACFACGNTLGTADSAPGNPPGQSISGAITAPIPNLHLLRGRYRLLSQVGQGGMGAVYRAADTHLGNRLVAVKEMSSRGLSPEDIVELTESFQREALLLAQLTHPNLPRIYEQFSEGDHWYLVMDFIEGETLEAHLAQIPGGRLPTPEVIQLGIQLAGVLGYLHTRQPPIVFRDLKPSNIMLMPDGRLYLIDFGIARFFKPGQTKDTAPFGSSGYAAPEQYGKVQTTPQADIYSLGATLHQLLSGTDPSQNPFVFAPLRLAYPAGLEALISQMVETDRTKRPASIEAVKQELQRLAIEPPRPSQPGLPTGAGGPKVSEVSPFPGAPVRPLLKRRIRRPSLQGLVVAAALVCLIALVPLTIPFVSSVFSQSASAVAVAPSPTPSPTPTDTPTPTPLPTPSPTPVRFVNGAAEYLIDAGTGRAIYSANIHARLPIASIAKIMTAILAIENGGDLANNVAPITQAELDEVPAGCTSAELVVGDDNMSILHLLYGLMLPSGCDAAIVIAHAIAGSTAKFVSMMNAKAGALGLKGTHFTSPHGEESTNFSTVADLVKLAQYAMKNSTFALVVQTKHHDVPAQTDRHHYPWDNTNQLLGMYPGANGVKTGTSTAAGFCIVFSATRNGRRLIGAELGAPTSDLLYADAIRLLNRGFLG